The Tigriopus californicus strain San Diego chromosome 10, Tcal_SD_v2.1, whole genome shotgun sequence region GCAAATAGCCAAATGGGTTCAACCTGAACGGAAGACCGATCCCCACCGATCAAATAACATCGAGAGGCAGCCTTTCTCTCAGACCGGTTTTCGTGAACCCATGAAACCCAATCCCAGCCCTCTGGTTAACATCGCCACAGTGATGAATTTCGCGGCTGAAGGGACGGATTACGATTCCACTTTCGAAGAGGATCCCGAACCGACGTCCTCGGGTTCCGCGCGGAAACCCAGCCACCACCGTCGACAAGCCCACCTTCAACACAATCTTCTGGTCAAAGATCGACCCAAGCGAGAGCCCAAGGCCGATCAGTCGGTCTTCCGTGAAGAAGCTAGCCGGGATGAAGGTCGTCGGATTCGCGCCCAAGTCCTCTCACTTTCGGCTTATGATCGCCATAAGCAATTGATCAACGATTATGTCCTATACTTTCCCGGAGCCACGGATCGACTTCAACGCGACACTTCACGAGATCGACGGGATATCGATGTGATCCGGGCCAATCATAAGTTTCTCTGGGATGACGAAGGATCGGGTCAGCCCCAGAGAGCCGAGACCCTCACTTGGGGTCAACGTTTGGCCCAGAAGTATTACGAGAAACTCTTCAAAGAGTACTGCATCTGCGATGTGAGTCGATACAAGGAGAACAAAGTGGCCATGCGATGGCGAACCGAGGCCGAAGTGAAGGCCGGCAAAGGCCAATTTGTGTGCGGGTCTCGGAAATGTGATGAGAATGCCATTCTGAGGACGTGGGAGGTCAATTTCGGTTATGTGGAGGAGGCGAGGAAGAAGAATGCCTTGGTGAAAGTACGACTGTGTCCGGATTGCTCGTACAAATTGAACTACTTCCATAAAAAGAAGGATGTGACCAAAGACAGGCAGAGTAAGAGGAACCAAGAGAAGAAACGGAAGCGGAGACATCCATCGGATAGCGAGTCTCAGGATGAGACTGGCTTGTCCCAACAAGAGCGAGATCTcctggagaagaaaaagaaactggaTGAGGAGCGTTCGGAGAAGAAGGACGCGAAGAAAGCCTCCGAGATTTGGAGTGCACCCGTGGAAACGGAGCAAGAGAAGTCGCGGGAAGATGACTTTTCTGAATATCTCGAGGATCTATTCATGTGATCCTTTCGTTCCTGCTTTGGTATATGCTCGAATACATCCAGCGCTTGTTCGATCCACATGATGTGTTGTTGAACTCGCTAACTCTTATTGTAAATTCATACTTACAGAGCAATATGAACGTCCAAGTGGCTCAGAATCTCGCCACGGCCGGTGTGGGTGCCGTGAGCGTCTACTTCTTGCGAGAGTGGTTCAAGGGCGGAGTATGCACCAGTCAAGCTCGAATGGACGGTCAGACCGTGGTCATCACGGGCTGCAATGTCGGAATTGGCAAGGAAACCGCTTTGGATCTCAGCCAACGAGGAGCCAAGGTGGTGATGGCCTGTCGAAATCTTGAGCTGGCCCACAAGGCGGCCGATGATATCCGTCAAGCCACGCAAGGAAACGTGGTGGTCTATCAATGTGATTTGGCCAATCTCAAGTCCGTGCGGCGGTTCGCCCAAGAGGTGAACGAAAAAGAAGAGCGCATCGACGTCCTCATCAATAACGCCGGCGTCATGATGTGTCCGTATTCGAAGACGGAAGATGGTTTCGAGATGCAGATTGGCACCAACCACTTGGGGCATTTTCTACTCACCAACCTGCTTTTGGATAAGATCAAGGCCTCGGCTCCGGCTAGGATCGTCCACGTGTCTTCTCGTGCTCATGAGCGAGGTCAAATGGACTTGGACGATCTTCaatgggaaaagaagaaatataACAGCATGAACGCCTACGGCCAATCCAAATTGGCCAATGTTCTGTTCTCCAATGAACTAGCTCGTCGATTGCACGGAACGGGCGTCACTTCCAACTCACTCCATCCAGGTGTGGTGAAAACTGAACTGGGACGACATATTGAGGCGGCCATTGGACCCTTGAAGTATCTACTCTACTTCTTTGTGTTCTTCTTCATGAAAAACGCCAAGGAAGGGGCCCAAACTTCGATCCATTGTGCCGTGGAGGAGACTTTGAAGGAGGAGAGCGGAAAATACTTTTCGGattgcaaagaaaaagaggctCAACCCCTAGCCAAAGATGAGGGCTTGGCCAAGAGACTCTGGGAGCTATCATCCAAATTGGTCAACCTCAACGAGAGCTAATCTCTTTGACTAGGTTGTCATATAAAGATCCACAGACATATAGACATACATTATGAGATTACatagtctttttttttaagaatttcTTATAACCATCGATCgggattttgtttttcaataaaGGCATTACTTTTCATCATGGATCTTCAAGTGTCGTTCCAATTTATGTTTCACGTAGAAGCCTCTCGAGCAGAGAGCACACACATGACTCCGTACCCGAATTTTAGCGTGAATGGCCTTGTGAGCTCGCAGAAGCCTTCTCGACTTGAAGGTTTTGGCGCACAACGAGCACGGAAACACATTTGTCCAATCCGTCCCACTTGTCCCACATGTCTGGTGGACCTTGGATATGTCTTTGAACACAACCTCATTCTTGTGGAGCTTCATATGTCGAGCCAATTTGTACTTGACAAAGAAGGCGCTGGAACACTCCGGACATTTATGGCTTCGGACCCGGTTCTCGTCATGGATTTTCCCATGTTGTTTCAATAGGCGATTCGTTTGAAAGCGTTTGCTACAAACGGGACACTGGAAAGATTTCCTCTCTTGAGGGCTCTGTTCCAAGTCCAGACTAGATGGCTCCAAAGGAACACGAATATGACAAATCATATGTTCGTCCAGTAAAACCTTCCGAGGGAACGTCATGTCACACTCCTGGCAAGGGTAAGCTATCGATTGGGAAAGGTCCGAATAATCGGCATGGAATGTGCGCCGATGAACCTCCAAAGCCTCGGACGATTTCAGAGTGTGTCGGCAAGCAGGGCATTGGATCACAGCAACAGGTTTCCCACCCTCAGGAACAGGCTCAATCGTCACCGAACAAGTCAAAGGTGGACGAGGGGGTCCCATCGGACGTTTGGTGGATGGCCTATGAACATTGGGCAGTGTTTCGTCCCCTTCGACAAAAATCACTTCCAAAAACCGACTAAAGTCCATGGTTACTATCTATCCAATCGCAGCAGTGTTAAGGGACCGAGCAGAACCCTCGCCCACTAGGTTCGAGTGGAATACACTGATGAGTTGTTCCCTTGGATCAGGCCCACCGTCAAGGCTTTTGGCTACCCTTCAGTGCTAGATCTTACCCATGGTTCCTCGCTAAGGCTAGCCCCCCTTGGCCAAGGAAGGGAACAGGAAAGTCTCTCCCCTAGTGCACACAGCCAGCCCCTATTTTTACAGAAGAGTACTTTCTCATCCTAAATACAGCATTAATTCTGGGTCGAGACCCCAAGGACCCTGTGACAGGGATCACCAACAGTTCATGCCTTTTCCCGGACGACATTATTGCTCGAGCAACTTGTTGcactttgaatatttgggCGCGGAGATTAAATTTTGGCGCTTGATCCGAACACTGTAGCTGTTTCTCTTAGAGTACATGGAATCCAAGTAACATCCCCCATTAGAATGCAATTAAGCACAAATATATGATTATTCTTGCCCTTTACACGCTTGTAGACAGGCTCAGGCAAGAACGCATCGACACATATCGGTTTATCTCTCAAATTTGACATCTCCGATAACGAAGTTCAATCACGAGTACAATTGACTCGTGGTGAAACTTTGAATCTGCCCATTGCGTTTTCCTATAAAAGCTCAAGTTTCTTCTTCACCATTCATCTGTTCATTGACCGCAAGTCTAGTATCAACATCTCGTCAACAGCAATCTTCCATTAATATCATGACTGGTCGAGGAAAAGGAGGCAAAGGGCTGGGCAAGGGAGGTGCCAAGCGTCATCGGAAGGTTCTCCGCGATAACATCCAAGGAATTACCAAGCCCGCCATCCGTCGATTGGCACGCCGTGGAGGCGTGAAGCGCATTTCCGGCCTGATCTACGAAGAGACCCGGGGGGTGCTGAAGGTCTTTCTGGAGAACGTGATTAGAGATGCCGTCACCTACACCGAACACGCCAAACGCAAGACTGTCACCGCCATGGATGTGGTGTACGCCCTAAAACGACAAGGGCGAACATTGTACGGATTTGGCGGTTGAGGATTGCCAATCCTTTTTGACGAACATGACAGTTTGCCTTGCTCGCTCTGAGATAGTAAATATTCTTTAGAATAAATAAAGAACATTGTCGAATACAACCTTTCGTAATACCAGCCGCACCACCAGGAAGTTATacgaatgaaatgaatgatcaCGGGTAATCATTAGGACGCACAGTATTGACactgattttgcttttttttgttgaaatcaaCCAGTCTTCCCGACATGGGGGGGTCTAATATGAAACGGCATCCAGTTATTAAAATATAGGTTTGCACGATATTTGAAGATATAATTATCGCGCAACAAAGGAATCGGTCATGGATATGGAATTAAGCCAGGGAAATGTTTTAAGATCGTTTCGTTTTGGAAATCTGGCTAGTAGAACCACTTCGATGATCT contains the following coding sequences:
- the LOC131889531 gene encoding histone H4, encoding MTGRGKGGKGLGKGGAKRHRKVLRDNIQGITKPAIRRLARRGGVKRISGLIYEETRGVLKVFLENVIRDAVTYTEHAKRKTVTAMDVVYALKRQGRTLYGFGG
- the LOC131887607 gene encoding zinc finger protein 425-like, encoding MDFSRFLEVIFVEGDETLPNVHRPSTKRPMGPPRPPLTCSVTIEPVPEGGKPVAVIQCPACRHTLKSSEALEVHRRTFHADYSDLSQSIAYPCQECDMTFPRKVLLDEHMICHIRVPLEPSSLDLEQSPQERKSFQCPVCSKRFQTNRLLKQHGKIHDENRVRSHKCPECSSAFFVKYKLARHMKLHKNEVVFKDISKVHQTCGTSGTDWTNVFPCSLCAKTFKSRRLLRAHKAIHAKIRVRSHVCALCSRGFYVKHKLERHLKIHDEK
- the LOC131889526 gene encoding protein FRA10AC1 homolog, coding for MKPNPSPLVNIATVMNFAAEGTDYDSTFEEDPEPTSSGSARKPSHHRRQAHLQHNLLVKDRPKREPKADQSVFREEASRDEGRRIRAQVLSLSAYDRHKQLINDYVLYFPGATDRLQRDTSRDRRDIDVIRANHKFLWDDEGSGQPQRAETLTWGQRLAQKYYEKLFKEYCICDVSRYKENKVAMRWRTEAEVKAGKGQFVCGSRKCDENAILRTWEVNFGYVEEARKKNALVKVRLCPDCSYKLNYFHKKKDVTKDRQSKRNQEKKRKRRHPSDSESQDETGLSQQERDLLEKKKKLDEERSEKKDAKKASEIWSAPVETEQEKSREDDFSEYLEDLFM
- the LOC131889525 gene encoding retinol dehydrogenase 13-like, whose protein sequence is MNVQVAQNLATAGVGAVSVYFLREWFKGGVCTSQARMDGQTVVITGCNVGIGKETALDLSQRGAKVVMACRNLELAHKAADDIRQATQGNVVVYQCDLANLKSVRRFAQEVNEKEERIDVLINNAGVMMCPYSKTEDGFEMQIGTNHLGHFLLTNLLLDKIKASAPARIVHVSSRAHERGQMDLDDLQWEKKKYNSMNAYGQSKLANVLFSNELARRLHGTGVTSNSLHPGVVKTELGRHIEAAIGPLKYLLYFFVFFFMKNAKEGAQTSIHCAVEETLKEESGKYFSDCKEKEAQPLAKDEGLAKRLWELSSKLVNLNES